The genomic window ATCGCGGTTGAGCGTTCCCAAATCTCGTCGGATCCCACAAACTTCTTCTCGTCCTTGGTGGAAAGTTCGAGGTAGAAATCGTCCAGACCATAGTCGCGCAGCAGCGAAATGATGAACTCAAGCACAGTGGTGAGCTCTTGCTCAAGCTGATCCTCGGTGCAGTAAATGTGCGCATCGTCTTGAGTGAAGCCGCGTGCACGGGTCAACCCGTGGATTACGCCTGACTTTTCATAGCGATACACGGTGCCGAATTCGAATAGACGCAACGGAAGTTCGCGGTAGGAACGCCCGCGTGAAGCAAAGATCAAGTTGTGCATCGGGCAGTTCATCGGCTTGGCGTAATAATCCTGCGGTTGCTTGATTACGTTGCCGTTTTCGTCATATTCGCCATCCAACTGCATGGGTGGGAACATGCCATCGGCGTAGAAATCCAAGTGTCCAGACTTCGAAAACAGCTCGCCCTTGGTGATGTGTGGCGTATTGACGAAGGAATAGCCTTCGGCAATGTGTCGGCGGCGGGAGTGCTCTTCCATCTCCAGGCGCACAATGGCACCGTTGGGGTGGAACACCGGAAAACCGGAGCCAATTTCATCGGGGAAGCTGAACAGGTCAAGCTCCGCGCCGAGTCGTCGGTGATCGCGCTTTTCTGCCTCTTCAATCATGGTTTGATACTGCTCAAGCGCTTCTTTGGACTCCCAAGCAGTGCCGTAGATGCGCTGAAGACCGGCCAGCGACTGATCGCCGCGCCAATAGGCGGCCGATGAGCGTGTGAGCGCGAATGCAGGGATGTACTTGGTGGTTGGCACATGTGGCCCACGGCAGAGGTCGTACCACTCCACTTCGCCGGTGCGCGGGTTGAGGTTGTAATAGCCCGTGAGCTCTCCGGCGCCAACTTCGGTGGCTTCGTCAGAATCGGGATCGACGTTGCCCTTATCCTGGATCAGTTCCAGCTTGTAAGGCTCGTCGGCGAGTGCCTCCGCTGCCGCCTCCTGGCTGTCATATACCCGGCGCTCGAATTTCTGGCCCTGCTTAATGATCTTTTTCATTCGCTTTTCCAGGCGATGAAGATCCTCAGGCGTGAAGGGTTCCGCTACATCGAAATCGTAGTAGAAGCCGTTTTCGATGGCTGGCCCGATGCCGAGTTTGGTACCGGGAAATTCAGCTTGCACTGCTTGCGCCAACACGTGGGTGCAGGAGTGTCGGATGACCGCACGGCCTTGCTCGGTGTTGGCGGGGATGGGCAGCACCGAGGTATCGGCGTCTGGGGTGAATGCGAGATCGCGAAGTGTTCCGTCGGTTTCCTGAACACAAACGATGGCCTCTGGGCCTTTGTTGGGTAGATCCAATTCCCGCATGGCGGCACCCGCGGAGGTGCCTGCCGGCACTGAGAAAGGCTGGTGGTGATTGACCGCGGGCTCAATGAGGTGTGCCATAGAAGGCTGCGCTCCTTTACTTGCGCTTGCATCGCTGCGTCATACCTGGACGCGGCGTTGGACAAAGAAGCACGCTGGTGAAGGTTGAGGTGTGCTCACAGCCACCGACGTGTTATGAGCATCTTAGCGTTCGCCCACTAGCTTTGAAGCAACGAGGCTGCCCAGTATGGTTCTGAACCGCCTTCCTCGGTGCCCGGAACGACGGCATACATCGCGGAGCCAATGTGGGTGATCCATTCGTTGAGCCGGTCGCTGGCGTCCAGGCGTCGTTGGATTGGGATGAATTGTTTTCGGGGATCTTTCTGATAGCAGCAGAAAACCAACCCTGCATTCGAGAGTTCTTCACTTCCCGGCAGCGGCGGCGCATCGTAGTTGTATGCCCGACGCAACAGTTTCTGTTGTGGCGCGTCGCTGGGCGGCGCGGCAAGTGCCATGTGGCTGCGAGGATCGATCACAGGCAAGCCGAGTCCGTCTTTTTTGTCAAAGTCTGCGGTATCGAATTCGTCCTCTTGGCCGAGTGGTGCCCCCGAATTCAGCGTGCGTCCGACGGCAACTTCACGGGATTCCCGATCAAGCTTTTCCCACTTATCTAGATTCATGGCGATCCGCCGGACAATCAGGCACGATCCCCCACGCAACCACTTCGGCGAATCGTCGTCATCATCGATCCACACCTGGGCGTCATATTCCTCTTCGGAACGCGGATTGACGGTGCCGTCTTTTTGCCCGAAAAGATTTCTGGGCGTAGCTTCTGGTTCTTTCACGCCGGGTGCGTTCAGAAAGCCTTGTTGTAACCAGACTTGCTGGGCGTAGTCAACGCTAGATCGGATCATGTGACGAGTGGCGAATGCCAGCATGACCGGATCATCGCAGCATACTTGCA from Corynebacterium gerontici includes these protein-coding regions:
- the thrS gene encoding threonine--tRNA ligase; this translates as MAHLIEPAVNHHQPFSVPAGTSAGAAMRELDLPNKGPEAIVCVQETDGTLRDLAFTPDADTSVLPIPANTEQGRAVIRHSCTHVLAQAVQAEFPGTKLGIGPAIENGFYYDFDVAEPFTPEDLHRLEKRMKKIIKQGQKFERRVYDSQEAAAEALADEPYKLELIQDKGNVDPDSDEATEVGAGELTGYYNLNPRTGEVEWYDLCRGPHVPTTKYIPAFALTRSSAAYWRGDQSLAGLQRIYGTAWESKEALEQYQTMIEEAEKRDHRRLGAELDLFSFPDEIGSGFPVFHPNGAIVRLEMEEHSRRRHIAEGYSFVNTPHITKGELFSKSGHLDFYADGMFPPMQLDGEYDENGNVIKQPQDYYAKPMNCPMHNLIFASRGRSYRELPLRLFEFGTVYRYEKSGVIHGLTRARGFTQDDAHIYCTEDQLEQELTTVLEFIISLLRDYGLDDFYLELSTKDEKKFVGSDEIWERSTAILQRVADASGLDLVPDPGGAAFYGPKISVQARDAIGRTWQMSTVQLDFNLPERFNLEYTAPDGTKQRPIMVHRALFGSIERFFGVLLEHYAGAFPAWLAPQQVMGIPVADSFSDHLEKVTQQLRAQGVRATVDTSDDRMQKKIRNHTTGKVPFMLLAGARDVEADAVSFRFLDGSQVNGVPVDQAVQLITSWIAKRNNDAPSKDSVEAALQR
- a CDS encoding Dyp-type peroxidase; translated protein: MPISRRGFLQSATVVSGAAVLAGTAPAHANAPQPDSGAACEVGSSTVAFDGSHQAGVQTVPAAQLNVIGLNLRAGVGIDDARRLFSLWTEDARRLTQGKNPLGSLEPEMVSNPSNLTITCGVGPRFFDIVGKSKQRPSWMNETLEFSKDQLRPEWGQTDIVLQVCCDDPVMLAFATRHMIRSSVDYAQQVWLQQGFLNAPGVKEPEATPRNLFGQKDGTVNPRSEEEYDAQVWIDDDDDSPKWLRGGSCLIVRRIAMNLDKWEKLDRESREVAVGRTLNSGAPLGQEDEFDTADFDKKDGLGLPVIDPRSHMALAAPPSDAPQQKLLRRAYNYDAPPLPGSEELSNAGLVFCCYQKDPRKQFIPIQRRLDASDRLNEWITHIGSAMYAVVPGTEEGGSEPYWAASLLQS